The following DNA comes from Deltaproteobacteria bacterium.
AAACTGGTCAAAATAGGTACGACCCAAGTACAGAGGAAGCTTTTCTTCAACCTGAACAAAGAGAAAGAGCGCCTTTCGTATCTGGGCTTCGATCCCACGCCGCAGCTTTTGGCCGAGTCATTGGACGTCCGCCCGGATCAGGTGATCGAGATGGATCAGCGGTTGAGCTCATGGGATGTTTCTCTGGAATCTCCCGTTAGGGCGGACTCGGACGATGAACACAAGGATTTTCTTCCGGCCGAGGTTCGTCCTGTGGACGAAGACCTGTCCGAATTGGAGACCATGCGAATCTTCAAGGAACAGCTCCAAGCTTTCCGCGGGACGCTGAAGGACAAGGAGCTGGACATCATGGATGAGCGTCTCCTTTCGGATGAGCCTGTGACGCTCCAGGCGATTGGAGAGAAATACAACATCTCCCGTGAGCGCGTGCGTCAGATCCAGGCGCGCTTGATCAAGAAGATCCGAAAATACCTGGACGAAAATGCTCCTGAAATTGGGGAAGACTTCATGGGCAGTATGCAATGATGACGGCTCCCGAGTTCTCTGTGTCCGGCTCGATCAGCTACGCTCCTGCGGCTCCGACGAGAGATGATCGGGATACTATCGGGCCTCCGTCAGGAGATGAAGACGCGCGACCCCACGGAAAATCATCTTTCCATGACATGATCGGAAGGGCGGAATCCTTCGACGGTCACAATACCATATGTATGCTTCCTCGGGAGGCGGTCATCTCACCGCCTGCATTTTCTTTGTTGGGGATTGGACCGGCTGGGAGCAGCAGAAGTGACCGGAAACGTAAACGATAAGGAGTCGACAACCACCGGATTGCATGAATTCGCCATAGATTGCTTTTTCGGTTCCGGAAATGCGGGGAGAGCGTGAAGGGGACCTATCGACGTTTCGTTCAGGAAGACAGAATTACGTAGTTTTTCATGGATAGCACGATAGCGAGCTGTTTCCGACTAGGCAATTCATCGCCTTGCTACTCTGGGATCGGCAAACGGTCATGTCGTATTCGCTCATTTTCCATACCGGAAACAGATCTGGAGGGTTGGCGCTTCCAGTCCGGGCGCCGGTCGCGAAGCCAAAGCCCCGTGCCTGGTATATTGATTTCATCCTGTTTTGAACAACTTCTTTTGGAAACGATTCTATTATGAACTTCAGAGCCTTAGGTTGGTTATTTTATGCCGTGTCTGGCGCGTTGCTCTGTACATTCTCCTTCGTTGGCTGCCAGGCCATGGTCACGCCTCGAACCTCCACCGAGGCGCCCGCTCCAAGCGAGGCCTCGGAATTCGAGCCCATTCCGGATCCTTACTACCACTATATGCTCGCTTCGCTTGCGTCAGGCAAGGGGAATATGGAAGAGGCGGAAGAACAGCTGGTACAGGCCATCGACCTGGATGAAACTTCTTCTTATCTCGAGATCGAACTTGCCGGGCGACTCTGGAGAAGAGGGGACGTGGACGGGACTTTGCAGCACGCCCTGGCTGCCGTTCGCAAAAACCCCAAGGACATACAAGCGAGGCTCTTTCTGGCCGGTTTCTACACCACCCAAAGACAAAACGACGAAGCACTGGCGCAATACGAACAGATACTGCAACAGGACCCCAATCAGCGGGAAGCGCTTCTCTACTCCGCCAACCGATATCAGGAGGTGGGAGACTACGAACGGGCCATCGCTTTTTTGAACCAACTGACGGCAGCGCACCCGGACGATGTGGCGGGGCCTTATTCCCTAGCCCGTATTTACCTGCATCTCAAGAGTTACAATCAGGCGGAGGCCAATCTCGATCGCGTTCTCCAAATTCGGCCGGATTTTGGTCCCGCTGTGATGGACTTGGCTGAGGTGTACAGCGCAACGGGGAGGTTCGATAAGGCCGAAGTTCTGTTCAACTCCATGATTGAGTCAAATCCTCGCCAGTTTCAAGGATACCTTTCGCTTGGCGAACTCTATCTCAAGACCGGTAAAGAGAAAGAGGCCGGGGAAACGTTTGAACGTCTTAGGGAGATATCAGAGAATAGTGTCGAAGTCCGGAAAAAAATTGCCATAGAACTGTTCCAGTATAAGAAATACGGCGAGGCGGAACGTGAACTGGCCGACATCGTCGAG
Coding sequences within:
- a CDS encoding tetratricopeptide repeat protein, giving the protein MNFRALGWLFYAVSGALLCTFSFVGCQAMVTPRTSTEAPAPSEASEFEPIPDPYYHYMLASLASGKGNMEEAEEQLVQAIDLDETSSYLEIELAGRLWRRGDVDGTLQHALAAVRKNPKDIQARLFLAGFYTTQRQNDEALAQYEQILQQDPNQREALLYSANRYQEVGDYERAIAFLNQLTAAHPDDVAGPYSLARIYLHLKSYNQAEANLDRVLQIRPDFGPAVMDLAEVYSATGRFDKAEVLFNSMIESNPRQFQGYLSLGELYLKTGKEKEAGETFERLREISENSVEVRKKIAIELFQYKKYGEAERELADIVEEAPDDFEARLFLAAVLEAKGEFDEAQKLYRSIPEDSPAHLNARLQLGNLLDKQGKTDEAEALFRESIQTMPNAVKLYLGLAYMLTDRGRYEDALSVLNEGLAANPDNIDLLFQIGMVYDKMRDYEKSLEPMRRIVELEPDNANALNFIGYTYADKGIKLDEAETMIKKALSLSPNSGFIIDSLGWVYFKKGDYAAAIEYLKKAFELLPDDPIISEHLGDAYLALNQLEEALGAYKKSLELRKEDRDQIQKKIDDVELRLNERP
- a CDS encoding RNA polymerase subunit sigma-70, translated to KLVKIGTTQVQRKLFFNLNKEKERLSYLGFDPTPQLLAESLDVRPDQVIEMDQRLSSWDVSLESPVRADSDDEHKDFLPAEVRPVDEDLSELETMRIFKEQLQAFRGTLKDKELDIMDERLLSDEPVTLQAIGEKYNISRERVRQIQARLIKKIRKYLDENAPEIGEDFMGSMQ